A segment of the Fusobacterium ulcerans genome:
CAGAAGTAGAAAGAACTGCTGAGAACATACAAGCCATGAAGAAGCTGTGGTGTCCTGTTAAAAATATATATTTAAATTTAGTTACTCTTGCTATTATTATATTGATAATAAGTCCTGCAACTAATATGAACATTGTTTCTTTACCAAGAATATTTTGAGCAATTGAAACTATTGCTTCGTTGTTTGGCACTACCCCTGTAATTCCAAATCCTTGCTCTATCATTTTCCCTAATGGATCAAGATTTTTAACGATGAAATCTGCTCCAGCTCCAAGCATTATATATCCTAGTATTGGCTTCAACGTTCCAGTTATAAGTTTATTAAATGGTTTTTTCAAAGCTATTAATCCTACAAGTGACATAAGTCCTAATAAGAACGCCGGGTTAGTAAGTATATCATTTCCTATAACGTTTAAAAAATTCATTCTTTTCCCTCCTAAATATTTTTTATATAAATTTTATTTTACTAATTCCTTAATTTTATCAAGTACATCTTCTTTGATTTTTTTCTTATTTGTGTAACTTCTGATTTCTGCTACATTGTATCCAGAAAGTTGATCTGCAAGTTGTTTTACAGTTACTATTAAATCTGCTCCTTTTCCTGATACAGAGTTAAAATCTGATGATGATACATCTGCTTCGATTCCTTCTTCTTTACATATTTCTTCAATCTTCATAGCACACATTAAGCTGCTTCCGATTCCATTTCCACATACTGTTAATATTTTTATCATTATTACCACTCCTTCATAATATTTATCTTTTAAATTTAAATTAAATCCATTATTTCTTGAACATTTCCTGCTTCAATAATTTCATCTATCTTCTCTTCATCTTCTATCAACTCCATAAGTTCCATAAGAGTTTCTATATGAGAATCACTGTTTACTGCTCCCAATACAAAGAATACATAGACTTTTTCCTCTTCTCCTTCAAAAAGAACCCCTTCATTTACCTTCAGCAAAGATACGCAATTTTTATTCACTCCATCTTCTGGTCTAGAGTGTGGCATAGCTACTTTTGGTGCAATTACTATATATGTTCCAAACTTATTTACATTGGCTATCATTGCATCTATATATGAATTTTCAACACTTCCATCTTCTACTAATGGCTTTGCTGCTAAAGTTATTGCTTCTTTCCAGTCATTTACATTTTCTACTATATTTACCCTTCCCTTAACTGCATTTTTCAACATCTTAATATCTCCTTTTGATCTTGTTAAGATAATTGTACTCCTTCCAATAATTATTTTAAAGATTCTATTTTATTCAAAAAAAATGACTGGTCTGCTGACCAGTCACTCTAGTTAGTTAAATATTTTATTACATCTTTTGCTGTTTTACTTCTTCTTATTTTTTCTTCCAGATTATTTTCTTCAATTTTTTCTACAATTTCTATCAGACTATCCAGATGTTCTCTTTCATCTTTTACGCAGAAACATATTACCAGTCCAATTTTTTCTTCATCTATAAAATCTATTCTTTTATCATAAGTAACTATAGAAAATGCTGTTTTTTTCACCAGATCTTTTGACTTTGTATGAGGAAAGATAACATTTGGAATAAGCATTATATAATTTCCAAAATCATCTACCAGCTTTATCATATTGTCAATGTATTCCTCTTCTATACAGCCATCTTTCAACAGTAGTTCTCCAGCTTCTCTTATAGCTTCTCTCCAGTTTGCAGCTTTTCCTTTTAACTTTATTCTTTTTTCTGACAGCAGGTCAGAGATTGTAATTTTTTTATGAAAAAGATCGTCTATCAGCTTACTGTCCAGAAAAGTTTTTAAAGCTCCCAACAGTTTTTCATCTGCTTTTATCTTGCTGTTTTTTTCAATCACTTCTATCAATTCAGAAAATATTATCTTTTTACTGTCTCTTGATATTGGGTAATTATCCAGTTTGAACATATCCTCTTTATTTAAAATTGGATTTACTTTTATAATAGTTTTATCAGTATCAAAATCATCTAATGGAATAGTAGTCAGTATCAAATCTATATCAGTTCTCTTATTTACTTTTTCCAGAAGATACCTTGGAATAGTATCTATAATTTCTACCCTATACATATCCTTTAGCTGCTGTGCCAGAAGTTTTGAACTTCCATACCCTGAACCGCACACAACTAACACTTTTACTTTTTCACGTTTCTTTTTTATATTTCTGTCTATTGCAGCTTTAAAATGTATTGTAATAAAAGCTATTTCATCATTTGTAAATTTATTATTTATGAAATCTTCAAGCTCTCCTACACTTCCCTTTATCAATGAAAAAAGGTTTGGATAGCTTTCTACAACTTCCTCATAAATAGTATTTTCCAGTTCTATTCCATTTTTCAGTCTATAAATAGTTGGCTTTATATGATTTACCAGCCCTGTCATAAGAGTTTCATCTGCTGATATATCTACATCTAACTTTTCATTTATCTTATTTATAAAGTTCTTCACTATCATTTCTATCTCTACCCAGTTTTCATAATAAGAGTAAGAGATATTATATGTATGGCTCCCTAAAAAATAATCTGTTATCTTTAGATACTCTTCTTCTGAAAGCTCTATCTCATAGAATCCTTCTAAAAGTGCTCTTGATTTTTCCACGCATTCAAACTCTGAAGTATTTTTTAAAAAATTATAATTTTTTATACTTGTAATTTTATACCCTTTTTTATTAAAGTATATTGCAAGTATCAAATACTTAGATATTATATCAAAAGCTTCATCTGAAACTATTTTATTCATAAGTTTCTGACAATAATTTATAAAAAGTTTTACCCCTTCTATATCTATCTCTTCCAAATAATCATCCAGTATATTTTTTAAGAAACTGCTGTTGGATTTTTTTACCATATTCATAATCTTTAAAGTACATTGACGAATTTTTTCCTCTTCTCCTGTTACTCCAAGACCTTTTTTATGCAAAAGCTCCAACTCTAAATTGTATTCATCCAGCACTTTTTTTATATCTCTCAGGTGAACTTTTATAGTACTTCTGCTTGTATCAAGCTCTTCTGATATTACATTTTGATTAATCTCTCTTTCAAAGCATATCTTCAACAATATATATATTTCTCTCTCTTTTGGAGAAAAAATATAGTCCTGCCTACTCTCATTAAGATATTTTTCTAATGCTGTATAGTCATCAACAAAGCATTCACCTTTAGAAATAATGAATTCAAATCCATCTTTTGCTGAAAGCTCTTTTTGTATCTTTTCTATTTCATATCTTATGCTTCTTTCACTTAATTCAAAATGATCTGAAAGTTCTTTCAAAGATACATTCCTCTTTTCTTTAAGTAAAAAATGCAGCAAATCTATTGATTTTCTTGACAGCATATTTCCCTCCTTATATCTGACTAAAAAAATTATACCCTAAAAATCTTCAATATGCAATTTAAAAAGAAGCCATAATTATATATGGCTCCTCAAATCATTAATTTTTTAAAGCTTTTTTAACTGCTGATCTTACAGCTCTGCTTGATACAGTAGCTCCTGTAACCATATCTACATCAGATGTCTGATTGTATATCATAGCAGGGATCATTTCATTTTCTACACCTTTAAAAATCATTTCTGTTTCTTTTGATTCCACTGCTTTTATACTGTCTATAAATCCATCTTTTACAACAACTTCAACAGTGATATCTCCATTATGTCCCTTGGATGTAGCTTTATAAGTTCCATCTTTATATTGTGCTTTCAATTCTGGATTAACTTTTACTGCTGTTTCAGATTTTTCAACATTTTTATTACCCATTA
Coding sequences within it:
- a CDS encoding PTS sugar transporter subunit IIB codes for the protein MIKILTVCGNGIGSSLMCAMKIEEICKEEGIEADVSSSDFNSVSGKGADLIVTVKQLADQLSGYNVAEIRSYTNKKKIKEDVLDKIKELVK
- a CDS encoding PTS sugar transporter subunit IIA, translated to MLKNAVKGRVNIVENVNDWKEAITLAAKPLVEDGSVENSYIDAMIANVNKFGTYIVIAPKVAMPHSRPEDGVNKNCVSLLKVNEGVLFEGEEEKVYVFFVLGAVNSDSHIETLMELMELIEDEEKIDEIIEAGNVQEIMDLI
- a CDS encoding BglG family transcription antiterminator, with protein sequence MLSRKSIDLLHFLLKEKRNVSLKELSDHFELSERSIRYEIEKIQKELSAKDGFEFIISKGECFVDDYTALEKYLNESRQDYIFSPKEREIYILLKICFEREINQNVISEELDTSRSTIKVHLRDIKKVLDEYNLELELLHKKGLGVTGEEEKIRQCTLKIMNMVKKSNSSFLKNILDDYLEEIDIEGVKLFINYCQKLMNKIVSDEAFDIISKYLILAIYFNKKGYKITSIKNYNFLKNTSEFECVEKSRALLEGFYEIELSEEEYLKITDYFLGSHTYNISYSYYENWVEIEMIVKNFINKINEKLDVDISADETLMTGLVNHIKPTIYRLKNGIELENTIYEEVVESYPNLFSLIKGSVGELEDFINNKFTNDEIAFITIHFKAAIDRNIKKKREKVKVLVVCGSGYGSSKLLAQQLKDMYRVEIIDTIPRYLLEKVNKRTDIDLILTTIPLDDFDTDKTIIKVNPILNKEDMFKLDNYPISRDSKKIIFSELIEVIEKNSKIKADEKLLGALKTFLDSKLIDDLFHKKITISDLLSEKRIKLKGKAANWREAIREAGELLLKDGCIEEEYIDNMIKLVDDFGNYIMLIPNVIFPHTKSKDLVKKTAFSIVTYDKRIDFIDEEKIGLVICFCVKDEREHLDSLIEIVEKIEENNLEEKIRRSKTAKDVIKYLTN